Part of the Temnothorax longispinosus isolate EJ_2023e chromosome 5, Tlon_JGU_v1, whole genome shotgun sequence genome is shown below.
CCTATCGTTGTGTGctattgcaattatatatacaccCAGACTCATAATATCGTATATCGTGAATTATGAAGCATTCTCGCGATGCTACCCCAAAACTTTCATTAAATGCACTACTttgtttaaatgttaattaacttATTCAGATATTAACTGTATGTAAATCGATGTTACGTCTGTATATAATTCAAAgacaaatttctttaaaaaaagattttaatatttgtttcatatgGTAATGCATATATCTGTATGTATATCCGATATGTATTTAAACCTCTCAGATCTGACGTGTTTTTctgacagaaaaaaatttgcgtACATGCAGCAATgagctaaaaaaattaaattgtgctTCAAACGCACATTTCACTTTTTTCACAGTTTAAATATCTCTGTTATTTATGAGTATCAGAATTGAgaggattaaaaaataaatagtgtAATTTCGATGATAAAAATGCCAATTAACGGTAATTTACTTCTCGCAGAAtgagatagaaaaattaaggTCTCAGTTAAACGATATGAGAGCGAGATGCGAGAAggcagagaaagaaaaaagcgaGATATTACTGCGCCGATTGACGACTATGGAAACAATGTCGAACAAAACGTCGACAGGCGAAGTGGCGAAACTACAGAAGAAAAACGAAGGTATCCATTTTTCCAAGTTTAcagaaaaaattcaatagacatttttttatagagagattcttttatattatgatcTTTTACGGCCtaaagattttcttttaaattcatacATGTACACGTGCGTGTTTTAGCACTTGTAcaagagaaaaatgtattgCTGGCAAAGATAAAAAGCTTGGAAAAAGAAACGACTGGTAAACCATACAGGGGTGAAAGGGATAAAACGCACGATGAATTACGTTCGAAACTGAAAGCCGCGGAAAACCTTTGCGAAAGCTTAATGGACGAAAACGAGGATATGAAAAAGGAAATTAGACAATTAGAAGAAGAGATCTATGAATTGCAAGATAATTTTAGGTATTATCTTCTTGCGCAAAGAATATCATGATATATCCTATTGAGATCccttattgtaatattatgcATGCTACTCGttgtatttttacaaagatatataactcttcatataattttatatttaataaaattataaaataacattattttgtgTCTATATGtgtctatattattttatttcaagtgtTATGGTTTTGTTTTAAAACTGATAATAATGGCAATTTTTGATATGTGTGGTTATTAATACTACGAAAAGATTCTAATCAgacacattaatatatttatacttaaatcATCACTAATTGCGAAGTACGACTCGTcattatttgtgtaaaataaatgatcataaatgacattttttaacattgcaCATTACATATCAAAACCGGTATCTCTGTTcctttcaataaattattgtcaaattgcaatttttacgaaaagacTTTTTTCACGTCCAAAAGTTTTGTTCAGAATCGTTATGCACATGGCAATGCAACGCAAAATCTCttgcaaaataaactatatatggATTGTTTACAGGACAACGGTTTGGACATATTTGAGATGTACGTTATGTGATCCCAACACGGACGACACCCGTTTGTTTTTCGCCGGTTACGGAAAGTGGgatttttgattattttcacttttgtgggatcacatttaattttttgtgaatGTCCCAATTTCGAGGGAGAAATTAAAACAGAGAAACAAtgagaaaatttatgttaaaatttgacaagagaaattttttaagaaaacacTACTATAGAATGTCACCTTGCTTTTCCCTCGCAAATTTTGTATGAAAATCCTTTCATATCTTTATGAGGAACAGAGATACTTAAACGTGATAAAATCCAAATGGTTTACGCTGCATCACGGTGTTCtttatacgaatataattttcgcaTATAAGGGACGAACAAGCAGACGAGTATACTCGTTTACGAAAAAGTTTGGAGCAGTCGAACAAAAATTGCCGAATATTGTCGTTCAAATTGCGAAAAGTAGAGCGTAAATCCGAAGAATTAGAAAACGAGCGATCTGCTTTAGAGAAGAAATATGAAGAGGTAAATATATGTGAtaattacaaaacaaatattcCTCTTTCTATTGAATTAATagcacataataatattttaataattgagatTGATGTCCTATGCAACTCTATATtcgtcaaatataaaattacattgtatCTAAAATCTCTCTATTTACCTTAGGTAAAGAAAACAGAAGAGATTTTGCAGAAAGTGAGCAGCGCATTCCAGGACAGAACGCAAAAGAAGCCAACAGAATCCACAACAAAATTGCAACTTAAAAAGATGGTTGACGAAGTGGAAAAGGAAATAGGTTTATTGACTgcgtttttatacatttcttgaaagttaaatatttcattcaaCGGATTGTCAATGTTTTCAGAGGACATGCTGAGCATCTTTACCAACATTAAAAATGGACACAATGTAGATATACCGGATGTAAAAccaaaagataataataatttaaaatacgaaaaactTCTGAAAGAACATGAACTGCTCAAAGAGAAACTCGAATCTGCGGTGAAAGAACTAGCTagcgaaaaagagaagaaaaaagttcAACCAAATGTAAAAGTAGAAGATACCAAAAATGTGGATTTACAAAATGGTAGAAGAGAAAATGTATcaattttgcattaataacAGTGAGATTAGATatgtttaatttctaaatcttATTACAGTGAAGAAAAAGTTAGATGAAGCACATACTTTACGAGAAGCTGAAAGAAAAGCCTGGGATAAAGAGAAACTGGCACTTTcggaagaaaaggagaaattgAAATCTAAACTTCTGTCGCTATCGGCcgaaaaactaaaaatttataacgagGTTGTACAACTAAAAAAAGATCTCGGTAAAACTTGAGCTTTATTTTgaatctaattataaaatcacaGTTTCTTAACACGTCTCAAATATTTTcgacatatttaaattatatttccaaattgtattatataaaatatatattatatttcataaatattatgaaagctatcgataaatatgacttttgttaaaatacagaaacaGCTAAATCGTCGGAAAAAGATGCGGCAACGATGGAGGTAACAATAAAtgaagtaaaagaaaaacttttgCAAGAACAAGAAAAGTGTAAAAGACTACAGGATGATTTGTCATCGTATACTGAAAGAGAATCGAAAATGTCGCAATCGATAACATctgtaaatatcttttttattttaacatttaatattatttatagctgaataaattaataatctatcTTGCGATACTCGTATTATTTCTTCCGATTTCTTCCGACAAAACAGGTTGAGCAGACAAAAGCCAAGCTCGATGCTGAGGTGAAACGTTTGAAGAAGGAATTAGAAAATGCAAAGTCTACCACATCGACGAAAATCACGAATCTAACTGCAGAGCTTACGGAACTTaagcgagaaaaagaaaaattaacatcACAACTTAATAGTGAGAAAGAAACGAAGGAAGCCGAAGTAGCAGCACTCAAGAAGAAGATAACTTCCTTAGAAAAGGCTGGGCAAAATACAAAACGCATGAACGAGATGAAAGAAACttacaatgaaaaaatattaagtacagtatcaaaagatatattactgatctcaacattttatttctgctttatttctgaatttatttctcaaactTATCGTGGAGCTAACGtgataaaattttcagatCTCGAAAATGAGATAAAGAAACATCAGCACGAGCAAGAGACACTTACCAAACAATATCAAGAGCTTACGAATTCAAAGCTACAACTTGAAAGGGAGAATGAATCTCTGAATAGGTAAACAGCAATTCGACACTAACGATGTGAGGAGTAAGAATTCACTGCCAGCAATATTAAATGCCTCATGTAACGTTCATCATTTAATCctatgttttattatagcaAATGCTCGGAGCATAAGaaagatttgaaaaatatacaaaccGTACTTGAAGAGTTACGTAACTCGATGAGAATGAAAGAGAACGAGTGGCGATTAGAGAAATCTGCTCTTGAGGTATAGAGGTTATtgttagttatttattaaaaatccttgtttgaaaaattttatcttggTTTACGATTTTAGGGCCAAATTCGTGACAGCCAATTGCCGAACAAAGTTATCGTAGAAGAACTGAATGACGAAATTAATAcattgaagaaagaaaatgccACTTTACTGGAACGATTGGAGGATGTGAGAAAAGTGGTaagtacatattatatattatttatgtttaattctGCTGTTTCAAGAATATACTGATGCTTTATATGCAAGAATAAGCTgatcctaaaaaaaaaatttatttaaattttgaatccTATTCtcacttcaaaaataatataatttaaatcattttgatTTATAGAATGACGATTTATCTGCAAAACTGAAAGATTATCAGGCAGTTTCTAAGATTCATCAAGCGTTGACACCCGACACTACAGCATTAGAATCAGAAATCCGGAAATTAAAGAATGCCTTGACAAATACAGAAAAGGCCAAGAAAGCAGATCTGGCGCAGTGTAAAATGCGCTATGAGCATAGAATTACAGCGATCAACGACGAGATACAGGCAATCCAGAACCAATTATCACGATACAAACGCGAACGTGACACTTACAAGCACATGTTGGAAGGCGCGCAAAAAACTATAGGCGAGCTGAAGTCCACGAGACAAGGTAGACTCTCTAATGCATCTTCGGGAAAATCAGACGAAGTGagtagttaataatataatttaaaattaatgtgctTTGATATTGTTATACTGATATCCTTGaagctatttttaaagattttgaaaatattcttattattggTCATAGAATCGTATTACTATCCTCTCTTTACTATTAATTCTTCTTCTAttacaaaagatatatttttcttttattctagGATGAAGAATCAACGAAAGCCAACATATTAGTGTTGGAAAAACAAATCAGTTGTATGGAAGACGAACTTTCTGAAACAAGACTGGAAGCTTCCAGGCTGAAGGCTGAATTGGTTTCGGAAAAATCAGCTAGTCACGTCAAAGTTTCTGAACTGCAGTCCCGAATTaacgagataattattattagatttattagatttattagatgcaaataataaatttctagatttgtttatatcatttattcGTTACGATTGCAGATGGAAGAGGAGCGATTGCTCACTAGCGGACGTTCAAAGATTCCAGGATTGAAAGTGCGCATGGAATTGGCTTggcaaaaagagagagaagaacaTCAAAGGTTACTGCAAGAAACGGCAACGTTAGCGCGAGACTTGCGACAAACGCTATTCGAAGTACTGATTAGCAacgtaacatataaataagatGACATAGCCAATTCAAACTTTTTACGACTTTACGAGTATTATGTTTGCAGATAGAAAGAGAACGCAGCAAAGAGCGGCTTGAAAATAAACGGAGACAAGATCAGTTAAAGAAAGTGTTCGACgaggagaaggaagaaaataagaaaaaattatcggAGGTAACTGAAAGTCATATACGATCGAAATATtcgtacacatatattttggaaatatgttaaaaaattggtaatttttttttacatcgtaattaatcaattttagtTACAATGCGACCTACTCGAGCTGCGAGACGCGCACGCGAAATTAAGAACGAGCAACGAGAAAATGAGACGTGAAAAAGAGCGGCACGAGAAGGAGAGGCAGGAACTCAAAgaagttatattaaataaatgtaaattggaACAAACGGAAATGCGGAACATTAACATCCTTATGCAACAAGTACAGGATCTGCTACAGCTGTTTCCTGAATTAAATACCGTAACGGAGAACGGAACGCCCGATGTATATACGCCAACTCCGCCGAGGCGAttgaaagtataaaatatctacATTCGCATATAATATTAGCAGCGACAAAACATTTATgacaattattaacattattcaAAACGAAAgctttaaaaatgtacaattattcGTAGGGACCAAAATCGAGGGAGTCATCGCCAATGTTGGAAACAAAAAGCGACGTAAAAGGTATTCTGCAATAAAAACttgattgatttatattgaatataaataatttaatattaataataatattatttcaaaccATGTGTAATCGCGTTTGCAGCCGTAACTCCAATACTCGGCGAAAGAACAGAAAAATTAGAGtacactattaaaaaattaatgggCGTGGCGAAAGAGCTTAAAGATTCGAAGAAAACGTCGGATGAAGCGAATGCAATGCGGTTGAAGAAATTGGGAAAGAGGTGAGATTTCGCGATTTATAATCCGTCTGATCTGTTGTCAAACTATTGAGAAtgtgaaaaatgttattttgctGTTCTAGAGCGACATCAGTAGAAAGCGATCCAGGGAAAGGAGTAGTATTGAATCGCGGTAAACCACGTTTGAAAAGAAAGAGTCTCTCTTTGGAACAAACGTCTCCTCGTCAAGAAGTAAGTACAAGATGCTTCATATACAGGTCTCTTCATGAATTATaggaaataattctttgtgagatgagatattattaacttttgcataaaatatagtCTCCAGCTATTTGGGGCACGGGCACGGACAGTAACTTGTCGAGCATGCAATCATTAGAGGGATCGGAAGTCGAGTCTCGTGGAACTAGTCGACAGAGAGATTCCAGCGTAGACAggtatcaaaataataattcgtaACATCACGTCAACATCTTTCGGAGTATATCGatagaataatgaatatacttgataattgttatatttagcCGCCTTTCCGGAGGATCGACAAAGAGCGAAATGTTAGAGCGGGACAAGAAATATGGCAAGGGGATAATACGAAAATTAACACACAAGTTAACTAAATCGTCCAGCGTCGATGACCCGAACATGACTGACTACTCACTTCAGGcaagaagatatttaaatattcggaattactattatttaaatagaacgtgatttatattaaaatgactGAATGCTTGACAGACATCTGGATCTGAAACCAGCATCAACGAAACTCTTAAAATGGAAAAGAAGAAtctaaagaagaaattaacaGCCATGTTCAAAAGAGGTTCAAGAAGCAGTAGGTAAgccaaaaaattgcaaattaaattattatctaatataagtaaaaatgtataaaataacttattgttaaaaaatgaaaatgtagcaatatttaataaatgtcaCGATACCTTTTCAGCGTAGAGAAAAAGACTGGAACCGGCAATTCCAGCAGGCCTGCTTCGAGGAACTCCATGACGTCGGATTAATAATCCCACGTGTGCGATCTTGAAGAGATTTAATATACTTTGGCTCACATGGGATCACTTCCTTTGAgagaaaataacattacatTCGACAACGTTGTAATAAAAAGGCAGACTGCTCAAATTCGTATTTAGGTATTACATACCGGAATGATTTCgttgatagaaaaaaataatacatacacGTGTATTCTTGTATGTCAATAGCGTCCAATCGATTTACTTAAATCCTTAAACCACGACATGTGTAACGTCTTAATGTCCAGAACAAGTAGTCCTCGTTTAATACATCCactttacgaaaaaattttttcacaaataaaaGATGGCTCGTGCTTGATCATGagtgtgtgtaaaatatacatatcctttgtacaatgtacaattattggaaaatataatgtataaagttTTACCGACTGTATCCTGGAGTCattttaaataccttgtatcaGATTGCAAATCGTGTTAGATTCGTTAACATGCTCAGAACTGTAGTAGATCACAGttcaaacattatatattttcagtctATGTTACAgatgtacatatatgcatcGCCAAGTAAGCgcataaacattaattaataaatatatggaaCAGTTTTAGTTGAGTATGAAGTATGAAGTATTTCGAACATCCTTATATACAATTGTGTTGTGTACTTTGACAGGTATTTCCATCAGGCGATTATAAAtcgatttatcatttatattgcTTGAATTCCCAAGAGAAAATAGGGAGAAATCAACGTTTCGAACGTTTCTCTTTCTTAGACTTCTTCTTGTGTTTAGGGCTTTTATGTTCCTTATGCTTGTGTTTCTTCTTCGATTTTTTCACTTTGTCTCGTTCCACCCATTTTCCGCCGAGTTTCGAATCCTCCGTAGTTTTCGACACCACGACGCTTCGAAATACTGGTTTCAGTTGTTTGGCGTTATCAGCTTCTGTCGTCGTTGCAGCGTTGTCCTGTTTCAACAATCTCTGAGGCAGAACCGGACCATACATATCTGGCAGTACTGCAATCTCTGCGTCATCAATTACATCGTTATGATCCGTGGCATCGTTCCGCGATTCACCGGTAATTGGCAAACTAGTTTCCGAGATTTTACAAGTCGTACTTTCATCATTAATGCATTTCGGTTGCGTCACCACCAAGCTGTCGAGATCCAATTTCGCGAAGATACCTCGCGGTGGCGATGTGTTGCGTTGCACATTTAGCTCTTTCGGATCTTTCCCGATCAAAATCGATTTGACAGTCTCGCTGTCAACATTATCCTCCGTCTCGCTATCGGAATCTTCGCTGCTGCTGAGGAAAATCGCTTTAAATAGatccttcttttcttctgaTTGATCTTTAAGCATAGATACCGGCTcggaatttatttcttttttctcttctattcCTGTTTTATCTTCTAAATTATCTCTCACATCCTGTTTGGCATCTTTCGACGTTGCGGAAGGAATACCTTTGCCGAAAACTTTCTCGTAGGAAGCTTCgaagattttaaatttctcagaGATGGGTTCTGAAGGTTGGTAGATGTTAGATGGAATATTATTGGAACCAGTGTTGGAAATCGTttcgtttatattttcttccGTTTTCTCCTTCGATCGGGTAACTTCTTCCACCTGTGTTTCAACTGTATCCGTAGCTTTCGTGAATTTCGATGAATTACACCAATCCAAAGAATCAAAAACGGAGAATCTCGCCGATTTCCGATCCGTTGCAATCGTCGCACAGCCAACTTTTGGTTCGGGAATATTGAATCTCTTGCAAACGATACTCGCCGGTTTCCATTCGCTTCGCTGTCGCGTAAGTTTGCCAAACATTTTCAATCTCACCGCTTCCTTTACGTCCTTTTCCGGATCCATTCTGTCCGTCGTATAATCAGCGCTATGTACAAACTTGTCTGCCATATACGTATTCGACTGCTCCAGTTTTGTCGCTTGCTCGAATTCCTCGCGTTCTTGCTCTCTCTCCCAATCGGTCATAGAAAGTGGTTGAATACTTTCGAACTTGTCCTTCTCACCGTTCTTCGAGAAGATAAGATACTGCTCGAATCGTTTCTGTTTATCCGGATTAGACAAGAACAATTTACTTGTTTCACTCTTCCCCAAGGAATCGCTTTCCGTCGATTTTTCTATGTTTGATTGCGCAGATGTCGACAAAGATTCTTTAAAATCTTCCAACTTCTTTAAACTACCTGTATCGTCCGGTCTCGAACCAACAATGGCGCCTTTGACAAAGTTTTGCACGTTCAATTTATCCAACCAAGAGTTACCTGTCGTCTTCCGCTGACTCTCCacgttttctctctccttcgttTGTTGTTTACCATGTAAATTCAAggtttttgaaataatattagcgGCAACGGATGTACTTGAAGAAGCCTGTGGTTTCTTGGAACGTTCATCGGAGTCTTCTAAAATCCGCGCTCTATCTATGGCATTCAATGGCTCCTTACGTTTATTATCTACTGGGGCTGCAATCGGCGGATAAAATCTACTTTTCCTAACAGCGTGCACTGGTGCAAAATCCTTT
Proteins encoded:
- the LOC139813130 gene encoding G patch domain-containing protein 1 homolog — encoded protein: MGDSDEENYATFGVPLDPLDEENIPRKKPVTIEDQFAYDAQGRRRFHGAFTGGFSAGYFNTVGTRDGWRPQQFKSSRSSKADNVLQRPEDFMDEEDTGLFGIAPKGIRATSDYADHGQRGKKRERISQEGPIPGTPILKELLKPVKETVGIILLKKMGWKPGQGVGSRLTKKEKQKIKLRNEKLRLGRDNLEMAGSNSEDSDDDSINITFAPDDYEPFRCKPKDNYFGIGYSGLDRRKVLSGHINLFDTPAFCVKDKNKKLSIHGQAFGVGAFEADDEDIYEREDMSRYDFTLGPERKTNNKTRWSQEGSSSSQTDCLEGFIRAKERLESKKVFKAPELPKDFAPVHAVRKSRFYPPIAAPVDNKRKEPLNAIDRARILEDSDERSKKPQASSSTSVAANIISKTLNLHGKQQTKERENVESQRKTTGNSWLDKLNVQNFVKGAIVGSRPDDTGSLKKLEDFKESLSTSAQSNIEKSTESDSLGKSETSKLFLSNPDKQKRFEQYLIFSKNGEKDKFESIQPLSMTDWEREQEREEFEQATKLEQSNTYMADKFVHSADYTTDRMDPEKDVKEAVRLKMFGKLTRQRSEWKPASIVCKRFNIPEPKVGCATIATDRKSARFSVFDSLDWCNSSKFTKATDTVETQVEEVTRSKEKTEENINETISNTGSNNIPSNIYQPSEPISEKFKIFEASYEKVFGKGIPSATSKDAKQDVRDNLEDKTGIEEKKEINSEPVSMLKDQSEEKKDLFKAIFLSSSEDSDSETEDNVDSETVKSILIGKDPKELNVQRNTSPPRGIFAKLDLDSLVVTQPKCINDESTTCKISETSLPITGESRNDATDHNDVIDDAEIAVLPDMYGPVLPQRLLKQDNAATTTEADNAKQLKPVFRSVVVSKTTEDSKLGGKWVERDKVKKSKKKHKHKEHKSPKHKKKSKKEKRSKR